One Helicoverpa armigera isolate CAAS_96S chromosome 1, ASM3070526v1, whole genome shotgun sequence genomic window carries:
- the LOC110374610 gene encoding exosome complex component RRP41 produces the protein MALSLVHTELVSMQGLRVDGRRPHELAVVRCKLGASSTPDGSVYLEQGCTKVLVAVYGPHQASKTKMLPNAVALNCKISIARFATAMRKSDPADERKVLENMSMNLKQALLATLKSELYPRSQIDVYVEVLQDDGNAFCASVNAACLALIDAGIPMREYVTACSASIAITDDQKQHLLVDVNKGEEAAGCAVLTVACLPDTGKIAVLDLTHRVHMDHFEKVLNTAIQGCKDIKVVLDKALRQYLAETWPH, from the exons ATGGCACTGTCATTAGTCCACACTGAATTGGTATCCATGCAAGGCCTTCGCGTCGATGGGCGCAGGCCTCACGAGCTCGCCGTAGTAAGGTGCAAGCTCGGCGCCAGCTCCACGCCCGATGGGAGCGTGTACTTGGAACAAGGATGTACCAAGGTTTTGGTTGCTGTTTATGGGCCCCACCAA gcatccaaaacaaaaatgctaCCAAATGCTGTAGCACTCAATTGCAAAATCAGCATTGCTAGATTTGCAACAG CCATGAGGAAAAGTGATCCGGCAGATGAGCGAAAAGTTCTGGAAAATATGTCTATGAACTTGAAGCAGGCTCTCTTGGCTACCCTCAAATCAGAGCTCTATCCTCGCTCACAGATTGATGTGTATGTTGAAGTGTTACAG GATGACGGCAATGCATTCTGTGCGAGTGTAAACGCGGCCTGTCTCGCGCTCATTGACGCCGGGATTCCCATGAGAGAGTACGTGACTGCGTGCTCCGCTTCCATAGCGATCACAGATGACCAGAAGCAACATCTTCTGGTGGACGTCAACAAAGGCGAAGAAGCTGCAGGCTGCGCTGTGTTGACTGTCGCCTGCTTGCCTGATACGG GAAAAATCGCTGTTCTGGACTTGACTCACAGAGTCCACATGGATCATTTTGAAAAGGTGTTGAACACGGCTATACAAGGATGCAAAGATATTAAG GTTGTGTTGGACAAAGCTCTGCGGCAGTATTTAGCCGAGACCTGGCCGCATTAA